The Xenopus tropicalis strain Nigerian chromosome 7, UCB_Xtro_10.0, whole genome shotgun sequence genome includes a region encoding these proteins:
- the atf5 gene encoding activating transcription factor 5 translates to MNFDLEMSMLPVSTLHWRADLLKIPAHGNPYEHPSLPMDDGVNMPGAEAGCLAGDGFTDWMTERVDFSCYHPVSVDPSLPGPSAPDLEIMATLLKKELEQMEDYFLEETLSPTQPMPPDQVAPCTPPSHEVHFLFPTPDHQFCGSEVEFQGYVEEENPPPAPASMGTLDSGCLELLNLYSDVPSDFHREQLQDLSLIKDTTDPPEFLKQLNRPTPYDRPSSSCNVSTHQKGDRKQKKRDQNKTAALRYRQRKRAEYDALDDECQSLEVRNRELKEKSDSIEREIQYVKDLLIEVYKARSQRLRSN, encoded by the exons ATGAACTTCGACCTGGAGATGTCTATGTTGCCAGTTAGCACACTGCACTGGCGGGCGGATCTCCTTAAGATCCCTGCTCATGGAAATCCCTATGAACATCCCTCCTTGCCCATGGATGATGGGGTGAACATGCCTGGGGCTGAAGCAGGATGCCTGGCAG GTGATGGATTCACAGACTGGATGACGGAAAGGGTTGATTTTTCCTGTTACCATCCTGTGTCAGTGGATCCATCTTTGCCAGGTCCTTCAGCCCCTGATTTGGAGATCATGGCTACTCTTCTAAAGAAGGAGTTGGAGCAGATGGAAGATTACTTCCTGGAGGAGACCCTTTCTCCAACACAACCAATGCCTCCTGATCAAGTGGCCCCTTGCACCCCTCCATCACATGAAGTGCATTTCCTCTTCCCAACACCAGACCATCAGTTCTGTGGAAGTGAAGTAGAGTTTCAGGGCTACGTTGAAGAAGAAAACCCACCACCCGCTCCAGCCTCCATGGGAACCCTGGATTCTGGGTGCCTGGAGCTCTTGAATCTCTACTCTGATGTTCCTAGTGATTTCCATAGAGAACAGCTGCAGGATCTGTCCTTGATAAAAGACACCACTGACCCGCCAGAATTCTTAAAACAACTGAACAGGCCTACACCATATGACCGCCCAAGCTCCAGCTGTAATGTCTCAACCCATCAAAAAGGTGACCGCAAACAGAAGAAGAGAGACCAGAATAAGACAGCGGCACTAAGATATCGGCAGAGAAAAAGAGCCGAATATGATGCACTGGATGATGAGTGCCAGAGCCTGGAGGTCAGAAACAGAGAGCTGAAAGAAAAATCAGATTCCATCGAAAGAGAAATTCAATATGTAAAGGACCTACTCATTGAGGTCTACAAGGCCAGGAGTCAGAGACTCCGCAGTAATTAG